CGGCGAGGCGCGCGGCGCCGAGGTGCTGACCCTGGCCCAGGCCATCCAGGCTTCGGTGTTCGCCCGTTTTGGCATCCGGCTGGAGCCCGAGCCAGTGGTGATTTAGCGCCGCCAGTTCAGGGCTGGCCCGCAGTCCTGGGCCTGCGATTGATGCTGGCTGCGCGGGCGCGGCGGGCGTCCTTGGCTCATCACATCGTGCCAGGTCCAGGCTGCTTGCAAGCGGTAGCTTCCGGGTGCTGTCAGGTCGAACGCATCAGCCAGGCGCAACGCGGCCTGGGTGCTCTCGCCGGGACGCAGGCGCAGGTAGTCGTCGCGTTCGGGTTCACCGCGCTTGGCCTGTGCACCTTGGTAAGGCAGTTCCACGTCATCACGCCAGACGCGCACCATGGGCGCGAACCATGCGCCTTCCCAAGGGCTGCCCCAGCGCAGCAGGTAGAGGGTGCGCGCGCCCGTGTTGTGCAGACGGGCGCGCAGCCAGGGGTCTTGGGCGTCGATGGCGGCCAATTCACAGCGCAACATCGGGCTGGCACTCCAGGCAGTACTTGAAGAGAGCAGCAAGCCCCCGAAGGCTCGCCGGTTCATGAGTGAGTTCGGGGGCTGTTTCACGGTCAGGGGGCTTAAGGCAGGCTGGGCGTGTTCTCAGCGAAGTACTCGTGGTTGTCGCTGTTGTCCACGGCCTTGTTGGGGTCGCTGATGGCGAGATTGGCGGCGGCGGTCTGACCATAGGCCCAGTCGTCGGTGCCGGCGATGACGTTGAAATGCATCATCTCGTGCACCAGGGTGCCGGCCTTGCTGTCCGTGCCCGTCATCGGGGCGTTCCAGAAGGCGCCGCAGACGTAGATCTTGTAGGGCTGGTTGGGGTAGACGTAGGCAAAGGTGTTGCGCGTCTTGCAACTGCAGTCCAGCGTCAGCGCAGCGCCCTGGAAGGCGTCGCGAACCTCCGCGAAGTTGCTGGCCACGGTGTTCCAGCGGCTGCTGGTGTAGGTGCCGAACCACTTCACATAGCGCGCCGTGCCCGAGCCGGCGCCGCTCAGATAGCTGGCCGATTGGCTGGAATAGGTGGTGGCCGCCGCCACGGCATTGGCCAGGGTCTTTTGCTGGCTGGCCTTGCACGCGCCGGTGTAGCTGATGCTGGCGGCGGCCGGGGAGATCGGGGGCAGGGCGGCGGTTTGCACGCGTTCGCTGCGGCCTTCAAGCCACAAGTAAAGCGGCTCGGACTTCAGTGCCGGCAGCCCCATGCCGTGGCCGGCGCGGCTTTGGTACTCGACGCTGTAGCGGCCATTGCGACTCAGGTCATAGGCCTGGGTCAGCTCGACCGTGTAGTTCAGCGTGGCGCCAGCGGCCAGGCGCACGTGTTCGTCGGCCTGTGGCGCCATGCGCTTGGCCAGCGGGCCGGTGTAGGCCACGCGTTGGCCATCGCGGTAGATGGTGAAGAGCGCACCGGCCAATTCATCGCTGGGCAATTGGCGCTGCAGCAATTGCACCGGGTGGCGGTTGGTGTTGGTCACGCTGACCTGCAACACCACATCCACATCGCCCTGCAGTTGTTGTTGTGCCGCCGTGAGCCGCACCTGAACGCCTTGGCCAGGGTTGGCCTGAACGGCGCCTGCCAGCAGGCTGCTGGCGCAAACAATCCCGAGAACAGCGAATTTCATGCGGTCTCCTGTAGAGGGCTTGTGGCCCGGTTGGGGAGGCTTGATTCTGTGAACTTCATCACACTGCGGCGCCCGGGTTGACCCTCCCGCGAGGGTTTCCGATGGCCGGGCAGACCCTGAAATGAAAAACGCCGCCGGGCACCAGCCGGGCGGCGTTACGGGATCGATGGAAGATTAGTTCTGGAACGGGGTGTTCTCGGCGAAGTACTCGTGGTTGTCCGAGTTGTTCAGGGCCTTGATGGGGTCCGAGATCGCCAGGTTCTTGGCATTGGTCTGGCCATAGGCCCAGTCGTCGGTGCCGGCGATGACGGTGAAGTGCATCATCTCGTGCACCAGGGTGCCGGCCTTGCTGTCGGTGCCCGTCATCGGGCCGTTCCAGAACGCGCCGCACAGATAGATCTTGTAGGGCTGGTTGGGGTAGACGTAGGCGAAGGTGCCGCTCTTCTTGCAGCTGCAATCCAGGGTCAGGGCGGCCGTCTGGAAGGCGTTGCGGGCCTTGGTGAAGTGGTCGAGCGCGGTGGCGCGGTTGGCCGAGCTGTAGGCGCCAAACCAGGTGGTGTAGCGCGGGGTAGCGCCGCTCATCGCGGACAGGTAGTTGGTCGACTCCACCGTGTAGTTGGTGGCGGCGGTGACGGCCGAGGCCAGGGTGGTCTTTTGGGTGGCGCTGCAGCGGCCGGTGTAGCTGATGCTGCCGGCGGCCGGGGTCACGCCCGTGTCCGGGGCCTTGGCGGCGCTGCCCAGCTTGGCCGAGCGGCCTTCCAGCCACAGATACAGGGTGTCCGAGCTCAGGGTGGCGGACTTGCCATGGCCTTGGGCGGTGTAGCGCACGGCGTAGCGGCCGTTTTGGCTCAGGTCGTAGTCGCTGGTCAGTTCCAGCGTGTAGTTCAGCGTGGCACCCGCATCCAGCTTGATGTGGTCCTTGTCCTGGGCCGGGGCGCGCTTGACGATGGGGCCGTGGTAGGCCACGCGCTGGCCATCGCGCTCGATCTGGAACTTGGCGTTGTCGATGCCGTCGTCGCTGGGCAGTTGCCAGCTCAGCACTTGCACCGGGTGGCGGCAGGTGTTGGTGACGGCCACATTCACGGACACGTCGACATCACCACGCAGCACGGGCGAGGAGGCGCTCAGGCGCACATCGACGCAACCGTTGCCGGCCTGGGCACTCAGGGCCAGGGCGGTGCCTGCCAGCACGAAAAGGGTCTTCTTCATCGCAGTTCCTTTGCGCCGGGCCCCGGCGCGTGGTTTGTTGGAGCGCGAATTAAAGCTTCGTGACAAATTGAACAAACTTCGGGCCGACCCTAGCGGCGGGAAGGTCCCGAGCGGGCTGACCCGCTCGGTATTCACCCGGGGCTTACATGCCCACGTAGTTCGGGCCCCCGCTGCCTTCGGGGGTGATCCAGACGATGTTCTGCGTCGGGTCCTTGATGTCGCAGGTCTTGCAGTGCACGCAGTTCTGCGCGTTGATCTGCAGGCGGTCGCTGCCGTCTTCGTTCTTCATGAACTCGTAGACCCCA
Above is a window of Inhella inkyongensis DNA encoding:
- a CDS encoding M35 family metallo-endopeptidase, yielding MKFAVLGIVCASSLLAGAVQANPGQGVQVRLTAAQQQLQGDVDVVLQVSVTNTNRHPVQLLQRQLPSDELAGALFTIYRDGQRVAYTGPLAKRMAPQADEHVRLAAGATLNYTVELTQAYDLSRNGRYSVEYQSRAGHGMGLPALKSEPLYLWLEGRSERVQTAALPPISPAAASISYTGACKASQQKTLANAVAAATTYSSQSASYLSGAGSGTARYVKWFGTYTSSRWNTVASNFAEVRDAFQGAALTLDCSCKTRNTFAYVYPNQPYKIYVCGAFWNAPMTGTDSKAGTLVHEMMHFNVIAGTDDWAYGQTAAANLAISDPNKAVDNSDNHEYFAENTPSLP
- a CDS encoding M35 family metallo-endopeptidase — encoded protein: MKKTLFVLAGTALALSAQAGNGCVDVRLSASSPVLRGDVDVSVNVAVTNTCRHPVQVLSWQLPSDDGIDNAKFQIERDGQRVAYHGPIVKRAPAQDKDHIKLDAGATLNYTLELTSDYDLSQNGRYAVRYTAQGHGKSATLSSDTLYLWLEGRSAKLGSAAKAPDTGVTPAAGSISYTGRCSATQKTTLASAVTAATNYTVESTNYLSAMSGATPRYTTWFGAYSSANRATALDHFTKARNAFQTAALTLDCSCKKSGTFAYVYPNQPYKIYLCGAFWNGPMTGTDSKAGTLVHEMMHFTVIAGTDDWAYGQTNAKNLAISDPIKALNNSDNHEYFAENTPFQN
- a CDS encoding protease, whose protein sequence is MLRCELAAIDAQDPWLRARLHNTGARTLYLLRWGSPWEGAWFAPMVRVWRDDVELPYQGAQAKRGEPERDDYLRLRPGESTQAALRLADAFDLTAPGSYRLQAAWTWHDVMSQGRPPRPRSQHQSQAQDCGPALNWRR